The window CACCTGCAGGGCGAGGGAGCCAACAACCATCTGCGCATTACGCCGCTTGGCACGCGCCGCGCCACCTGGCTCAGCCCGCAGGCGATCCCGACGCTGCCGCTGACCGGCCAACTGCCGTGGCGGCGCATCGCGGTGATCGGCATCGAAGGGTTCCTCGACTTCCAGCCGCAGATGGCCGCCGACGCCTTGAGCCGCGAGCTCGGCGTAGAGACGGAGGTAGCCTATCTGCACATGCCGGCGCTGGACAGATTGCGCAATAACCCCAGCGAGTTCCGCGCGGTGAACATCGCCCGGGTTCTGGATTTGATGGAAAGTCTGCCGCCGATGGCCGAGGAGCTGCGGCGGCTGGCGGGCGAGGCCGAGGCGCTCTTCCTGCCGGCCTGTCTGGGCCTGGAGGACGACGCGTCGCTGGCGGTGCTGCAGGATGCGGTCGGCAAGCCGATCCGGCTGCTGCCGACGCTGCCGCCTTCGGTGCCCGGCATGCGCTTGCATCAGGCGCTGCGGCGGCGTTTCCAACAGCTGGGCGGCGTTTTCATGCCCGGCGACAGCGTGCTGCGCGCCGAGAGCGAGGACGGTCGCATCACCGGTTTGTACACCCGCAACCACGGCGATATTCCGCTGCGGGCGCAGCAGGTGGT of the Serratia marcescens subsp. marcescens ATCC 13880 genome contains:
- the glpB gene encoding glycerol-3-phosphate dehydrogenase subunit GlpB, translating into MRFDVVVIGGGLAGLSCAIAVAELGKRCAVVSSGQSALYFSSGSLDLLARLPDGTPVEMPLAALPQLAQQAPQHPYSLIGPGRVAALSAAAQRLLERCGLHLQGEGANNHLRITPLGTRRATWLSPQAIPTLPLTGQLPWRRIAVIGIEGFLDFQPQMAADALSRELGVETEVAYLHMPALDRLRNNPSEFRAVNIARVLDLMESLPPMAEELRRLAGEAEALFLPACLGLEDDASLAVLQDAVGKPIRLLPTLPPSVPGMRLHQALRRRFQQLGGVFMPGDSVLRAESEDGRITGLYTRNHGDIPLRAQQVVLASGSFFSNGLVADFDRVREPIFGLDVHSRADRADWSRRELFAPQPYLQFGVRTDGRLRAMKQGVPFDNLYAIGAVAGGYDPLQQGCGAGVSLIGALHVAQQIAAEECV